One region of Camelina sativa cultivar DH55 chromosome 6, Cs, whole genome shotgun sequence genomic DNA includes:
- the LOC104792490 gene encoding TRIO and F-actin-binding protein-like isoform X1, giving the protein MGGGDNNNNKENWRSEELGDIDGLALIDVSTEDDNLLFFSSSLPDPSTEKFSDTDKEDRGLCLFGDTHDCCDNDEIVVSSSTTTLEEKESHKMMKTHLRKSLAWDKAFFTNPGVLEPDELCSMMERKNLPTIREDLHRSTESISTFKSDCTVEETGLFEDVRASIQRSDISSDAATPDKTKEFGANEAAPPSPKTTSTVEDPGSEEKIKPNSIRKRPSIKAQGLVKVTKQPIATKEHNTSIPRPSTGLSRTTRGSVDTNKAKQETNPKLSGGKEPLASRVPISRRSRPTVSTPVVPFKCALRSSVASQKELTSSCSSLESCLSVSSIASNKSAINSVKQKKDQSLRIASHSLASRPTSRAGSRIIGQPKVSPLSASKTYKSKLNVSRLSASVDWSFESPRASTPNKMAKGNKKTVSGESSPAVNGTTRTLKLFNNSIDASAVQNDPKLEKRGSLVNGGSVPSASVMKPTGLRVPSPKIGYFDGARSNIARTPTGSCTGLVSGLAKHGARTPNGSPASRTTSGKSQPTMSKAKASPLSRSSRMIVSASPKLTNKMYSKVSAEEQLG; this is encoded by the exons ATGGGAGGaggagacaacaacaacaacaaggagaACTGGAGAAGCGAGGAGCTTGGAGACATCGATGGTCTTGCTCTCATTGATGTCTCCACCGAGGATGATAACCTCCTTTTCTTCTCGTCTTCCCTCCCCGATCCATCCACCGAGAAATTCTCAG ATACTGATAAGGAAGACAGaggtctttgtttgtttggggATACACATGATTGTTGTGATAATGATGAGATTGTGGtgtcttcttctactactactttAGAAGAGAAGGAATCTCATAAGATGATGAAGACTCATCTACGCAAGAGTCTTGCTTGGGATAAAGCCTTTTTCACCAATCCAG GTGTTTTGGAACCGGATGAATTGTGTAGCATGATGGAGAGGAAGAATTTACCAACCATTCGAGAGGATTTGCATAGATCAACAGAGTCCATATCTACATTCAAAAGTGACTGCACTGTTGAGGAGACTGGTTTGTTTGAAGATGTAAGAGCGTCAATCCAAAGGTCTGATATATCGTCTGATGCAGCAACACCTGACAAGACTAAAGAATTTGGAGCTAATGAGGCAGCACCACCTAGCCCAAAAA CTACAAGTACAGTAGAGGACCCTGGCTCTGAGGAAAAG atAAAACCCAATTCTATTCGTAAAAGGCCCAGTATTAAGGCACAAGGATTAGTAAAGGTGACAAAGCAG CCCATCGCTACAAAAGAACATAATACATCCATTCCCAGGCCATCCACTGGACTCAGCAGAACTACAAGAGGTTCGGTAGATACTAACAAAGCCAAACAAGAAACGAATCCTAAATTATCTGGGG GTAAAGAGCCTTTGGCTTCCAGAGTTCCAATTTCAAGAAGAAGTAGACCCACTGTGTCAACACCTGTAGTGCCTTTTAAATGTGCTTTACGTTCATCAGTTGCCTCCCAGAAGGAATTGACATCTTCTTGCTCTTCACTTGAGAGCTGTCTCAGTGTTTCGTCAATCGCTTCTAACAAGTCTGCTATAAATTCAGTAAAGCAGAAGAAAGATCAGAGTTTAAGAATAGCTTCCCATTCTTTGGCAAGTAGACCAACGTCCAGAGCTGGATCTAGAATTATAGGTCAGCCTAAAGTTTCACCCCTCTCAGCCAGTAAGACATACAAGTCCAAGCTTAATGTATCACGTCTTAGTGCTAGCGTTGACTGGTCATTCGAATCACCACGAGCTTCAACACCTAATAAAATGGCTAAAGGTAACAAGAAAACAGTCTCTGGTGAAAGCAGCCCTGCAGTTAATGGTACAACACGGACATTGAAGCTTTTTAACAATTCTATAGATGCATCTGCTGTCCAAAACGACCCCAAGTTGGAGAAACGTGGTTCACTTGTCAATGGTGGCTCTGTGCCTTCTGCTTCCGTGATGAAACCAACAGGACTCCGCGTGCCATCACCCAAAATAGGCTACTTTGACGGA GCGAGGAGTAACATTGCACGAACACCCACTGGATCATGTACTGGTCTGGTAAGTGGCTTGGCAAAACATGGAGCTCGTACTCCCAATGGATCACCTGCTAGTAGAACAACGTCTGGTAAGTCCCAACCTACAATGTCTAAAGCAAAGGCCAGTCCCCTTTCAAGGAGTTCAAGGATGATTGTCTCGGCTTCACCAAAGCTTACCAACAAAATGTATTCAAAAGTCAGTGCAGAGGAACAACTCGGATAA
- the LOC104792491 gene encoding interactor of constitutive active ROPs 2, chloroplastic-like, producing MQTPKPRPGSLELPQKKSPAATPKTARKLKSSESDPVSSPNPKIRTPKTQSPKVVADRRSPRTPVNEIQKKRTGRTAEVASQISQLQEELKRAKEQLNASEALKKEAQHEAEETKQHLMEINASEDSRIDELRKLSQERDKAWQSELEAMQRQHAVDSAALASSMNEVQKLKAQLSESESIENLRMELNETLSLVEELRGELLDAKEGEARAHEIVSGTEKQLEIANLKLEMLRSDGMKMSEACNSLTTELEQSKSEVKSLEQLVRQLEEDNETRGTTNEDSSSVEQLKEEINAAKQEISQLKSAVEVTERRYHEEYIQSTLQIRTAYEQVEVVKSGYAEREAELGEELKRTKAERESLHERLMDKEAKLRILIDENELLNLKIKEKEEVNLNLENSLNQNEPEHTDELKKLESDVMELRANLMDKEMELQSVMSQNESLRNEMETMQSEKNKVINEALEKLRSLTEEADKSGKRAENATEQLGAAQVTNTELEAELRRLKVQCDQWRKAAEAAATMLSGGNNNNNSNGKYVERTGSLESPLRRRNVNMSPYMDETDDELSSPKKKNGSMLKKIGVLLKKSQK from the exons ATGCAGACTCCAAAACCTAG GCCGGGATCGTTGGAGTTGCCTCAAAAGAAATCTCCTGCAGCAACTCCTAAAACTGCTCGTAAGCTCAAAAGTTCAGAATCCGATCCTGTTTCATCTCCCAACCCGAAAATCAGGACACCTAAAACTCAAAGTCCAAAAGTAGTTGCTGATCGCCGCTCTCCAAGAACTCCTGTTAATGAG ATTCAGAAGAAGCGGACAGGGAGAACAGCCGAAGTGGCATCTCAGATATCTCAGCTGCAAGAGGAGCTAAAGAGGGCAAAGGAACAGCTAAACGCTTCAGAAGCATTGAAGAAGGAAGCTCAACATGAAGCAGAGGAGACAAAGCAGCATTTGATGGAGATCAATGCCTCTGAGGATTCTAGAATTGATGAGCTTCGTAAGCTCTCTCAAGAACGAGACAAAGCATGGCAGTCTGAACTTGAAGCAATGCAGAGACAGCATGCTGTGGATTCCGCTGCTTTAGCTTCTAGTATGAACGAGGTCCAGAAACTGAAAGCGCAGCTGTCTGAATCTGAGTCTATTGAAAACTTGAGGATGGAACTTAACGAGACACTGTCTCTAGTTGAGGAACTCAGAGGCGAGCTGTTGGATGCAAAGGAAGGGGAAGCTCGGGCACATGAAATTGTGTCGGGAACTGAAAAGCAATTAGAGATAGCAAACTTGAAGCTTGAGATGTTACGCTCAGATGGGATGAAGATGTCAGAAGCTTGTAATTCCCTTACAACCGAGCTAGAGCAGTCTAAATCTGAGGTAAAGTCACTAGAGCAACTTGTGAGACAGCTTGAGGAAGACAATGAAACCCGAGGAACCACCAACGAGGACTCATCATCAGTGGAACAACTCAAAGAAGAGATAAATGCTGCAAAGCAAGAGATTAGCCAATTGAAATCTGCAGTAGAAGTAACTGAGAGAAGGTACCATGAAGAGTATATCCAGAGCACGTTGCAGATAAGAACTGCTTATGAACAAGTTGAGGTAGTAAAATCCGGATATGCAGAGAGAGAGGCCGAGTTGGGGGAAGAACTGAAGAGAACCAAAGCTGAAAGAGAGTCTTTGCATGAACGGTTGATGGATAAGGAAGCTAAGCTGAGGATACTCATCGATGAAAACGAGTTACTGAACttgaaaatcaaagaaaaagaagaagtaaacttAAACTTGGAGAACAGCTTGAACCAGAACGAGCCTGAGCACACGGACGAACTCAAGAAGCTAGAATCCGATGTGATGGAGTTGAGAGCGAATCTTATGGACAAGGAGATGGAGCTTCAGAGCGTAATGTCGCAGAATGAGAGTCTCAGGAACGAAATGGAGACAATGCAGAGCGAGAAGAACAAGGTTATCAATGAGGCCTTAGAGAAGCTCAGGAGTCTGACAGAGGAAGCAGACAAGAGCGGGAAGAGAGCGGAAAATGCAACAGAACAGTTAGGGGCAGCACAAGTCACCAACACAGAACTAGAAGCTGAGCTGAGGAGACTTAAGGTTCAGTGTGATCAATGGAGGAAAGCAGCTGAAGCGGCAGCTACTATGCTCTCTGgtggtaacaacaacaataacagtAACGGCAAGTACGTGGAGAGAACAGGATCGCTAGAGAGTCCTTTAAGGCGGAGGAACGTGAACATGTCGCCTTATATGGATGAAACGGATGATGAATTGTCatcaccaaagaagaagaatgggagTATGCTGAAGAAAATTGGTGTGTTACTGAAGAAAAGTCAGAAGTAA
- the LOC104792490 gene encoding TRIO and F-actin-binding protein-like isoform X2 — protein MGGGDNNNNKENWRSEELGDIDGLALIDVSTEDDNLLFFSSSLPDPSTEKFSDTDKEDRGLCLFGDTHDCCDNDEIVVSSSTTTLEEKESHKMMKTHLRKSLAWDKAFFTNPGVLEPDELCSMMERKNLPTIREDLHRSTESISTFKSDCTVEETGLFEDVRASIQRSDISSDAATPDKTKEFGANEAAPPSPKTTSTVEDPGSEEKIKPNSIRKRPSIKAQGLVKVTKQPIATKEHNTSIPRPSTGLSRTTRGSVDTNKAKQETNPKLSGGKEPLASRVPISRRSRPTVSTPVVPFKCALRSSVASQKELTSSCSSLESCLSVSSIASNKSAINSVKQKKDQSLRIASHSLASRPTSRAGSRIIGQPKVSPLSASKTYKSKLNVSRLSASVDWSFESPRASTPNKMAKDASAVQNDPKLEKRGSLVNGGSVPSASVMKPTGLRVPSPKIGYFDGARSNIARTPTGSCTGLVSGLAKHGARTPNGSPASRTTSGKSQPTMSKAKASPLSRSSRMIVSASPKLTNKMYSKVSAEEQLG, from the exons ATGGGAGGaggagacaacaacaacaacaaggagaACTGGAGAAGCGAGGAGCTTGGAGACATCGATGGTCTTGCTCTCATTGATGTCTCCACCGAGGATGATAACCTCCTTTTCTTCTCGTCTTCCCTCCCCGATCCATCCACCGAGAAATTCTCAG ATACTGATAAGGAAGACAGaggtctttgtttgtttggggATACACATGATTGTTGTGATAATGATGAGATTGTGGtgtcttcttctactactactttAGAAGAGAAGGAATCTCATAAGATGATGAAGACTCATCTACGCAAGAGTCTTGCTTGGGATAAAGCCTTTTTCACCAATCCAG GTGTTTTGGAACCGGATGAATTGTGTAGCATGATGGAGAGGAAGAATTTACCAACCATTCGAGAGGATTTGCATAGATCAACAGAGTCCATATCTACATTCAAAAGTGACTGCACTGTTGAGGAGACTGGTTTGTTTGAAGATGTAAGAGCGTCAATCCAAAGGTCTGATATATCGTCTGATGCAGCAACACCTGACAAGACTAAAGAATTTGGAGCTAATGAGGCAGCACCACCTAGCCCAAAAA CTACAAGTACAGTAGAGGACCCTGGCTCTGAGGAAAAG atAAAACCCAATTCTATTCGTAAAAGGCCCAGTATTAAGGCACAAGGATTAGTAAAGGTGACAAAGCAG CCCATCGCTACAAAAGAACATAATACATCCATTCCCAGGCCATCCACTGGACTCAGCAGAACTACAAGAGGTTCGGTAGATACTAACAAAGCCAAACAAGAAACGAATCCTAAATTATCTGGGG GTAAAGAGCCTTTGGCTTCCAGAGTTCCAATTTCAAGAAGAAGTAGACCCACTGTGTCAACACCTGTAGTGCCTTTTAAATGTGCTTTACGTTCATCAGTTGCCTCCCAGAAGGAATTGACATCTTCTTGCTCTTCACTTGAGAGCTGTCTCAGTGTTTCGTCAATCGCTTCTAACAAGTCTGCTATAAATTCAGTAAAGCAGAAGAAAGATCAGAGTTTAAGAATAGCTTCCCATTCTTTGGCAAGTAGACCAACGTCCAGAGCTGGATCTAGAATTATAGGTCAGCCTAAAGTTTCACCCCTCTCAGCCAGTAAGACATACAAGTCCAAGCTTAATGTATCACGTCTTAGTGCTAGCGTTGACTGGTCATTCGAATCACCACGAGCTTCAACACCTAATAAAATGGCTAAAG ATGCATCTGCTGTCCAAAACGACCCCAAGTTGGAGAAACGTGGTTCACTTGTCAATGGTGGCTCTGTGCCTTCTGCTTCCGTGATGAAACCAACAGGACTCCGCGTGCCATCACCCAAAATAGGCTACTTTGACGGA GCGAGGAGTAACATTGCACGAACACCCACTGGATCATGTACTGGTCTGGTAAGTGGCTTGGCAAAACATGGAGCTCGTACTCCCAATGGATCACCTGCTAGTAGAACAACGTCTGGTAAGTCCCAACCTACAATGTCTAAAGCAAAGGCCAGTCCCCTTTCAAGGAGTTCAAGGATGATTGTCTCGGCTTCACCAAAGCTTACCAACAAAATGTATTCAAAAGTCAGTGCAGAGGAACAACTCGGATAA
- the LOC104792488 gene encoding probable LRR receptor-like serine/threonine-protein kinase At1g67720, whose protein sequence is MVRISLLLLCLLVSSTCLFHTSSAQAPGFVSLDCGGAEPFTDELGLKWSPDNHLIYGETAKISSLNETRAQYTTLRHFPADSRKYCYTLNVTSRNRYLLRATFLYGDFDNSSNVYPKFDISLGATHWATIAISETSTIETAELVFLASTPTVSVCLSNATTGKPFISTLELRQLNGQMYNTDFEDRFYLSVAARINFGAESEDAVRYPDDPYDRIWESDLVKKANYLVDVAAGTARVSTTLPIESSVHEKPPQKVMQTAVVGTNGSLTYRINLEGFPGSGWAFTYFSEIEDLADDESRKFRLVLPDQPDISKAIVNIKENALGPYRVYEPGYPNITLPYVLNFRFAKTADSSRGPLLNAMEISKYLRKSDGSVDATIMANVASLYSSTEWAQEGGDPCSPSPWSWVECNSDPQPRVVAVKLSNMNLTGNIPSDLVKLTGLVELWLDGNSFTGPIPDFSRCPILEIIHFENNRLTGKIPSSLAKLPNLKELYLQNNLLSGTIPSDLTKDVISNFSGNLNLEKSGDEGKKLGVIIGASVGAAVLLIATIISCIFMCKSKKNNKMRKTSAELTNRPLPIQRVSSTLSEAHGDAAHCFTLYEIEEATKKFEKRIGSGGFGIVYYGKTREGKEIAVKVLANNSYQGKREFANEVTLLSRIHHRNLVQFLGYCQEEGKNMLVYEFMHNGTLKEHLYGVVPRDRRISWIKRLEIAEDAARGIEYLHTGCVPAIIHRDLKTSNILIDKHMRAKVSDFGLSKFAVDGTSHVSSIVRGTVGYLDPEYYISQQLTEKSDVYSFGVILLELMSGQEAISNESFGVNCRNIVQWAKMHIDNGDIRGIIDPALAEDDYSLQSMWKIAEKALLCVKPHGNMRPSMSEVQKDIQDAIRIEKEALAVRGGVSDEFSRSSAHSSSLNMGMLDLAGSQNYVSIDESVLQPTAR, encoded by the exons ATGGTGAGAATCTCGCTGCTTTTGTTGTGTCTACTGGTTTCTTCTACTTGTCTTTTCCATACTTCATCAGCACAAGCTCCAG GTTTTGTAAGCTTGGATTGTGGAGGTGCAGAGCCATTTACTGATGAGCTTGGACTTAAATGGTCACCTGATAATCATCTCATTTACGGAGAAACAGCTAAGATATCGTCCCTTAACGAAACAAGAGCTCAGTACACGACTTTGAGGCATTTCCCTGCTGATTCAAGAAAGTATTGCTACACACTTAATGTCACGAGTAGGAATCGATATCTCCTTAGAGCTACTTTCTTGTATGGTGATTTCGACAACAGCAGCAATGTGTATCCCAAATTCGATATCTCCCTAGGGGCGACTCATTGGGCGACCATTGCCATCTCTGAAACCTCTACAATTGAGACAGCAGAACTGGTGTTTCTGGCTTCTACTCCTACTGTCAGCGTTTGTTTGTCCAATGCCACTACTGGGAAGCCGTTTATATCTACCCTTGAGCTTAGGCAGTTGAATGGTCAAATGTATAACACCGACTTTGAAGACCGGTTTTACCTGAGTGTTGCAGCTCGGATTAATTTTGGTGCTGAAAGTGAAGATGCTGTGAG GTACCCGGATGATCCTTATGATAGAATATGGGAATCTGATTTGGTAAAAAAGGCTAATTATCTTGTGGATGTTGCTGCTGGGACTGCACGAGTGTCAACTACATTGCCTATTGAAAGCAGTGTCCATGAGAAACCGCCTCAGAAGGTTATGCAGACGGCTGTGGTTGGAACAAACGGGTCTTTAACTTACAGAATTAATCTGGAGGGCTTCCCTGGTTCTGGTTGGGCATTTACATACTTTTCTGAAATCGAGGATTTGGCTGACGACGAGTCAAGGAAGTTTAGATTAGTTCTACCTGATCAGCCTGACATTAGCAAAGCCATTGTTAACATCAAGGAAAATGCGCTGGGACCATACCGTGTTTATGAACCTGGCTATCCTAACATAACCCTTCCATATGTGCTCAACTTCAGATTTGCCAAAACGGCTGATTCTTCTAGGGGACCCCTTCTGAATGCCATGGAGATCAGCAAATATCTGCGGAAAAGCGATGGTTCAGTAGACG CAACCATTATGGCTAATGTGGCATCTCTCTATTCTTCCACTGAGTGGGCTCAAGAAGGCGGAGACCCATGTTCACCCTCACCATGGTCGTGGGTGGAATGCAATTCAGATCCACAACCAAGGGTTGTTGCTGT CAAGCTTTCGAATATGAACTTGACTGGAAATATACCTTCTGACCTGGTGAAATTGACTGGATTGGTTGAGTT ATGGCTTGATGGGAATTCTTTTACGGGTCCAATACCTGATTTCTCTCGGTGCCCTATCCTGGAGATAAT ACACTTTGAGAACAACCGACTAACCGGAAAGATCCCTTCCTCGTTGGCCAAACTCCCAAACCTGAAGGAACT GTATCTGCAGAACAATTTGTTATCAGGAACAATACCATCAGACCTTACCAAAGATGTGATCTCAAA CTTTTCTGGGAACCTTAATCTTGAAAAGAGTGGAGATGAAGGGAAGAAGCTCGGTGTTATCATCGGTGCATCAGTTGGTGCGGCTGTTCTGCTAATCGCAACCATCATTTCTTGCATCTTTATGTGCAAAAGCAAGAAGAATAACAAGATGAGGAAAACTTCAG CGGAGTTGACGAATCGTCCCTTACCGATTCAAAGAGTGTCATCTACCTTGAGTGAAGCTCATGGAGACGCTGCACATTGCTTCACACTTTATGAGATCGAGGAAGCCACCAAAAAATTTGAGAAGAGAATTGGGTCCGGAGGTTTTGGAATCGTATACTATGGGAAAACAAGAGAGGGTAAAGAGATTGCTGTTAAAGTTCTAGCAAATAATTCATATCAGGGAAAGAGAGAGTTTGCAAACgag GTTACATTACTCTCAAGGATACATCACCGGAACCTTGTGCAGTTTCTTGGTTATTGTCAAGAAGAGGGGAAAAACATGCTTGTGTATGAGTTCATGCACAATGGGACTTTGAAGGAGCATCTTTATG GTGTGGTACCCCGTGATCGAAGAATCAGCTGGATTAAACGGCTGGAGATAGCTGAAGATGCAGCCCGAG GGATCGAGTATCTTCACACAGGGTGTGTTCCAGCAATCATACACAGGGATCTCAAGACGAGTAACATCCTCATCGATAAACACATGAGGGCAAAGGTTTCAGATTTCGGATTGTCAAAATTCGCAGTTGATGGAACCTCACATGTCTCTAGCATTGTCCGTGGCACAGTTGGATATCTTGATCCTGA GTACTACATATCGCAGCAGTTAACAGAGAAGAGTGATGTATATAGCTTCGGAGTCATTCTTCTTGAGCTTATGTCCGGCCAAGAAGCCATATCAAATGAAAGCTTCGGTGTCAACTGCCGGAACATAGTCCAATGg GCCAAGATGCATATAGACAACGGGGACATCAGAGGGATCATCGATCCAGCACTAGCAGAAGACGATTACAGTCTCCAGTCAATGTGGAAGATCGCTGAGAAAGCATTGTTGTGTGTGAAACCTCACGGGAACATGAGACCCTCGATGTCCGAGGTGCAAAAGGATATACAAGACGCGATTAGGATCGAGAAAGAAGCATTGGCCGTAAGAGGTGGAGTATCAGACGAGTTTTCTAGGAGCTCGGCGCATTCGTCATCACTCAACATGGGAATGCTTGACCTGGCTGGATCGCAGAATTATGTCTCTATTGATGAATCTGTATTGCAGCCAACAGCTCGGTAG
- the LOC104792489 gene encoding nuclear transcription factor Y subunit B-8 (The sequence of the model RefSeq protein was modified relative to this genomic sequence to represent the inferred CDS: added 15 bases not found in genome assembly), whose translation MTESQAKSPGGGGRHESGGDQSPRSLHVREQDRFLPIANISRIMKRGLPANGKIAKDAKEIVQECVSEFISFITSEASDKCQREKRKTINGDDLLWAMATLGFEEYIEPLKLYLMRYREMEGDTKGSAKGGDANAKKDGQSSQNGQFPQLPNQGSFSQGPYGNSQAQQHMMVPMPGTD comes from the exons GCCAAGAGTCCCGGAGGCGGTGGAAGACATGAGAGTGGTGGAGATCAAAGTCCGAGGTCTTTACACGTTCGTGAGCAGGATAGGTTTCTTCCTATTGCTAACATAAGCCGTATTATGAAACGAGGTCTTCCTGCTAATGGCAAAATAGCTAAAGATGCTAAGGAGATTGTTCAGGAATGTGTCTCTGAGTTTATCAGCTTCATCACCAGCGA AGCGAGTGATAAGtgtcaaagagagaaaaggaagacCATTAATGGAGATGATTTGCTTTGGGCAATGGCCACTTTAGGATTTGAAGAATACATTGAACCCCTCAAGCTTTACCTGATGAGATATAGAGAG ATGGAG GGTGATACAAAGGGATCAGCAAAAGGTGGGGATGCAAATGCAAAGAAAGATGGGCAATCAAGCCAAAATGGCCAG TTTCCGCAGCTTCCTAACCAAGGCTCTTTCTCACAAGGTCCTTATGGGAACTCTCAA GCTCAGCAGCATATGATGGTTCCAATGCCTGGAACAGACTAG